A stretch of Malus sylvestris chromosome 11, drMalSylv7.2, whole genome shotgun sequence DNA encodes these proteins:
- the LOC126589915 gene encoding protein DJ-1 homolog B-like, whose protein sequence is MALVCHVTPPPSFLLPSKLRPAIPLLRKRFFSFSVSAAMASDAPAKKVLVPIANGTEPMEAVITVDVLRRAGADVTVASVEKQLRVDACHGVKIVADALISDCRQSVFDLITLPGGMPGATNLKNSEVLESLVKQQAANGKLYSAICASPAVALASWGVLKGLKATCYPSFMEQLVSGATAVESRVQLDDKVVTSRGPGTTMEFAVALVEQLYGKEKADEVSGPLVMRSNHGDEYIITELNPVEWTPHDTPKILVPIANGTEEMEAVMIVDILRRAKADVVVASVEDKLEILASRKVKLEADMSLDEAAQLSYDLIVLPGGLGGAQAFAKSEKLVNLLKKQRQSQRPYGAICASPALVLEPHGLLKGKKATAFPAMCDKLSDKSEIENRVVVDGNLITSRGPGTSMEFALGIVEKFLGREKAIELAKVMLFVHP, encoded by the exons ATGGCACTCGTGTGCCACGTAACCCCTCCCCCCTCGTTTCTCTTGCCCTCCAAGCTCAGACCTGCCATCCCTCTTCTCAGAAAgcgcttcttctccttctccgtCTCTGCAGCCATGGCTTCCGATGCTCCTGCTAAGAAG GTTTTGGTTCCGATTGCCAACGGCACGGAGCCGATGGAGGCGGTGATCACAGTCGATGTTCTGCGGCGGGCTGGAGCCGATGTTACTGTGGCTTCTGTGGAGAAGCAGCTCCGTGTGGATGCTTGCCACGGCGTTAAGATCGTCGCTGATGCTTTGATTTCGGACTGCAGGCAAAGCGTCTTCGATCTCATCACTCTACCC GGAGGCATGCCAGGTGCTACTAATCTTAAGAATAGTGAGGTCCTGGAAAGTTTGGTGAAGCAGCAGGCCGCAAATGGGAAGCTCTACTCTGCTATATGTGCTTCACCTGCAGTGGCACTTGCGTCATGGGGTGTGCTGAAGGGACTGAAA GCAACTTGTTATCCATCTTTTATGGAGCAATTAGTATCTGGTGCAACCGCTGTTGAGTCAAGAGTGCAGCTGGATGACAAAGTTGTGACAAGTCGTGGACCTGGTACTACCATGGAGTTTGCTGTTGCACTGGTCGAGCAATTATATGGGAAAGAAAAAGCTGATGAAGTTTCTGGGCCACTG GTGATGCGTTCCAACCATGGTGATGAATATATAATAACTGAGTTAAACCCAGTTGAGTGGACTCCCCATGATACCCCaaag ATTCTTGTACCTATTGCGAATGGCACAGAGGAAATGGAAGCTGTTATGATTGTCGATATTCTACGACGAGCCAAAGCGGATGTTGTGGTGGCCTCTGTAGAGGATAAACTAGAAATTCTTGCTTCCCGCAAAGTTAAACTGGAGGCGGATATGTCCCTTGATGAAGCTGCCCAACTTTCATATGACCTAATTGTCTTGCCT GGTGGACTTGGTGGTGCCCAAGCATTTGCAAAATCGGAAAAGCTAGTGAATTTGTTAAAAAAGCAGAGGCAATCCCAGAGACCTTATGGAGCAATATGTGCCTCCCCAGCTCTAGTTTTGGAACCCCATGGCCTACTCAAG GGTAAAAAGGCCACAGCATTCCCCGCAATGTGCGACAAGCTGTCAGATAAAAGTGAAATCGAGAACAGGGTAGTGGTTGATGGCAACCTCATCACCAGCAGAGGACCAGGAACTTCAATGGAGTTTGCTCTTGGAATTGTTGAGAAGTTTCTCGGTCGCGAGAAAGCAATAGAGCTTGCAAAAGTGATGCTTTTCGTTCATCCGTAG